In one window of Sinorhizobium chiapasense DNA:
- a CDS encoding ATP-binding cassette domain-containing protein — protein MPDSPENAPIVEMRGIEKAFGAVQALRSVDLVLYPGEILGLVGDNSAGKSTLMKILTGAYQRDAGEIFVAGEAVYFKSPHESRRAGIEMIYQDFALCGNMDVGQNIFLGRWPRRGFFVDRRRMYAEADSVLKRLKVDVNSVYQRVESLSGGRQQSVAIARAISFEPRVVILDEPTANLSVMATERLLETMLELKRQGVAQIIISHRLVDIFSVGDRVMVLKRGEYVGDRYIKNTDEHEVLEIIVSGTREQALTADQARKA, from the coding sequence ATGCCTGATAGCCCCGAAAACGCCCCGATCGTGGAGATGCGTGGCATAGAAAAGGCCTTCGGGGCGGTGCAGGCGCTTAGAAGCGTCGACCTCGTCCTCTACCCGGGCGAGATCCTCGGCCTCGTCGGCGACAACTCTGCCGGGAAATCGACACTGATGAAGATCCTGACAGGCGCCTACCAGCGCGACGCGGGCGAGATCTTCGTCGCCGGCGAAGCAGTCTACTTCAAGAGCCCGCATGAAAGCCGCCGGGCGGGCATCGAGATGATCTACCAGGACTTCGCTCTTTGCGGAAACATGGACGTCGGCCAGAACATCTTTCTCGGCCGCTGGCCGCGCCGCGGGTTCTTCGTCGACCGGCGGCGCATGTACGCGGAAGCCGACAGCGTGTTGAAACGGCTCAAGGTGGATGTGAACTCGGTCTACCAGAGGGTCGAGAGCCTGTCGGGTGGCCGCCAGCAATCGGTGGCGATCGCCCGTGCAATCTCGTTCGAGCCGCGCGTGGTTATCCTCGACGAACCGACAGCCAACCTCTCGGTGATGGCGACCGAGCGACTGCTGGAGACCATGCTGGAGCTGAAGAGGCAAGGCGTCGCCCAGATCATAATCTCCCACCGCCTCGTCGACATTTTTTCCGTCGGTGATCGCGTCATGGTGCTCAAGCGCGGCGAATATGTCGGCGACCGCTATATCAAGAACACGGACGAGCATGAGGTGCTGGAGATCATCGTCTCCGGCACGCGCGAGCAGGCGCTTACGGCCGATCAGGCAAGAAAAGCCTGA
- a CDS encoding class II aldolase/adducin family protein — MHEDVKQRMVEAGRILEQAGQGDWTRGHISVRVPDAPDRFYMKASKIGLEEITLDNLITIGLDGEKIAGDLGRHNEVYIHSEVLKARPDVNAVVHTHAPYAVSFSALGKPLQAVGHAGSIFSEGLPVFSETTELITTAERGRAVAATLGGHGAMLLQNHGIVTAAASIEQAIYLALSLETACMMQLWVEAAGGAKALGKPEDIKAKRRHMFREEMFKATFAYLVRRLKRG, encoded by the coding sequence ATGCATGAGGACGTGAAACAGAGAATGGTCGAGGCCGGCAGAATTCTCGAACAGGCCGGACAGGGCGACTGGACGCGCGGCCATATATCCGTGCGCGTGCCGGATGCGCCGGATCGCTTCTACATGAAGGCCTCCAAGATCGGCCTCGAGGAAATCACGCTCGACAATCTCATCACCATCGGTCTCGATGGCGAGAAGATCGCCGGCGATCTCGGCCGCCACAACGAGGTGTACATCCATTCAGAGGTGCTGAAGGCGCGGCCCGACGTCAACGCCGTTGTCCACACGCATGCGCCCTACGCCGTCAGTTTCTCGGCCCTCGGCAAGCCGTTGCAGGCAGTCGGCCACGCCGGATCGATCTTCTCGGAAGGACTGCCGGTCTTTTCCGAAACGACCGAACTGATCACCACGGCCGAACGCGGCCGCGCGGTCGCTGCGACGCTCGGCGGCCATGGCGCCATGCTGCTGCAGAACCATGGCATTGTCACCGCCGCGGCGAGCATCGAGCAGGCGATCTACCTGGCGCTTTCGCTCGAAACCGCCTGCATGATGCAGCTTTGGGTCGAGGCGGCGGGCGGCGCCAAGGCGCTCGGCAAGCCGGAGGATATCAAGGCCAAGCGCCGGCACATGTTCCGCGAAGAAATGTTCAAGGCCACGTTCGCCTATCTCGTCCGGCGCCTGAAGCGCGGCTGA
- a CDS encoding formylglycine-generating enzyme family protein — MSDLYAAAIVVALTSHAAAAETGPIADNPLIDIPAGPFVFGRDDGPENERPRRVLDGQAFAINRTEITNRQYRRFIEATGHRAAFYANHPALGLDDRPVVGVSWGDAVTFCRHYGLSLPSEQQYERAARGSNGAAFPWGEHGGKVVPANFGTDRCCSGDARDGYAMTAPVDAFVDGASEEGVLNLVGNVWEWTSDLYAPYEGQAVAENAGRYRVLRGGSWNSDPSHLTTTYRLAYDPEFRFAANGGFRCLRSEP; from the coding sequence ATGTCTGATCTTTACGCGGCGGCGATCGTCGTGGCTCTCACATCTCACGCGGCTGCGGCCGAGACCGGGCCGATCGCCGACAATCCGCTGATCGACATCCCCGCCGGTCCGTTTGTCTTCGGTCGCGATGATGGTCCCGAAAACGAGCGCCCGCGCCGCGTGCTCGACGGACAGGCGTTCGCCATCAACCGCACCGAGATCACGAACCGCCAATATCGCCGCTTCATCGAGGCAACCGGCCATCGCGCGGCGTTCTACGCAAATCACCCTGCACTCGGCCTGGATGACAGACCCGTGGTCGGCGTGAGCTGGGGAGATGCCGTAACTTTTTGCCGTCACTACGGCCTTTCACTGCCGTCGGAGCAGCAATATGAGAGGGCTGCGCGGGGTTCGAACGGGGCCGCGTTTCCCTGGGGTGAGCACGGCGGCAAGGTAGTCCCGGCGAATTTTGGCACGGATCGCTGCTGTTCCGGCGACGCGCGCGACGGCTATGCGATGACTGCGCCGGTGGACGCCTTTGTCGATGGCGCAAGCGAGGAAGGCGTCCTCAATCTTGTCGGCAACGTCTGGGAATGGACGAGCGACCTCTACGCGCCTTACGAGGGGCAGGCTGTGGCGGAGAACGCCGGGCGATACCGCGTGCTTCGCGGCGGCTCCTGGAACAGCGATCCAAGCCACCTTACCACGACCTATCGTCTCGCCTATGATCCGGAGTTCCGTTTTGCAGCCAATGGCGGCTTCCGATGCCTTCGCTCCGAACCTTGA
- a CDS encoding carbohydrate ABC transporter permease, producing the protein MATRILHRRSRTREVLTRLSAYLAILVALILTLFPIYWIAANSFKFDIDIFAVPPEWLPRNPTLKHYEEAFIHRPFLRYALNSFLVAVGTTVVSVVFGTMAGYALARFNYPWQWRKQISFWILSTRMMPPIVSIIPLYLFFNYFQMLNTKSALVIAYTAFNLPFATWMMKSYFQDLPVELEEAAVVDGDTRWGAFRHVALPLARPGLAATAIFCLIISWNEFLLSLIITLTEQSQTLPIGIAGRVTQYNTYWGEISAAGFMACVPIVIFAFIVQKHLVRGLSLGAVKG; encoded by the coding sequence ATGGCGACAAGGATCCTCCACAGACGCAGCCGCACCAGGGAGGTGCTCACACGCCTGTCGGCCTACCTGGCGATCCTGGTCGCGTTGATCCTGACGCTTTTCCCGATCTACTGGATCGCCGCCAATTCGTTCAAGTTCGATATCGACATCTTTGCCGTGCCGCCGGAATGGTTGCCGCGGAACCCGACGTTGAAGCATTACGAGGAAGCCTTCATCCATCGTCCCTTCCTTCGTTACGCGCTGAACAGCTTCCTCGTCGCCGTCGGGACAACAGTCGTTTCCGTAGTTTTCGGCACCATGGCGGGATATGCCCTGGCGCGATTCAATTATCCGTGGCAGTGGCGCAAGCAGATTTCATTTTGGATTCTTTCGACACGCATGATGCCGCCGATCGTCAGCATCATTCCGCTCTACCTGTTCTTCAACTACTTCCAAATGCTGAACACGAAGTCGGCGCTCGTGATCGCCTACACCGCCTTCAACCTGCCGTTCGCGACCTGGATGATGAAAAGCTATTTCCAGGACCTGCCGGTTGAACTGGAGGAGGCCGCGGTCGTCGATGGCGATACGCGCTGGGGCGCTTTCCGGCATGTGGCCTTGCCCCTTGCCCGGCCGGGGCTCGCGGCAACGGCGATCTTCTGCCTGATCATTTCGTGGAACGAGTTCCTGCTGTCCCTTATCATCACACTGACGGAGCAGTCGCAGACGCTGCCGATCGGCATTGCCGGACGGGTGACGCAGTACAACACCTATTGGGGCGAGATCAGCGCCGCCGGGTTCATGGCTTGCGTTCCGATCGTCATCTTCGCTTTCATCGTCCAGAAGCATCTTGTCCGGGGGCTTTCCCTTGGGGCTGTCAAGGGTTGA
- a CDS encoding ScyD/ScyE family protein gives MPSLRTLIIATGLLFLAAGAAADPVAAPGYRLETVRKPGAAFSGLSRDGEALLVTDLASGRLHRRGADGEFVAFGPVFPHGLDVIGDPTGPYRVVRVGDALIVAQGWTPVDAGEGPLDHALVAVGDDGNTHVISSDFWNPFDFAVANGSYYVIDAARNSVERMQPDGRKQTIMTFRRMRQETTAMRQLSPTEFTEEGGYEVDAVPTGITLRDGRIHVALFGGFPFLDGAGKVVSAPETGGTAPPRIDVDDLNAPVAIGFDMDGGMLVLEHGRYEQKEGFLKGSGRLLKLDKATGARQAILDGLTRPVSVLVWDERRLVVSELAGNLHFLMREPTR, from the coding sequence ATGCCTTCGCTCCGAACCTTGATCATCGCCACCGGTCTCCTGTTCCTCGCAGCCGGGGCTGCCGCCGACCCGGTGGCCGCTCCCGGCTATCGGCTGGAAACCGTCAGGAAACCGGGCGCGGCGTTTTCCGGCCTTTCGCGCGACGGGGAGGCTCTGCTCGTCACCGATCTTGCCAGCGGGCGGCTGCATCGACGCGGGGCTGACGGTGAGTTCGTCGCCTTCGGCCCGGTGTTTCCTCACGGCCTCGACGTGATTGGCGACCCGACCGGCCCCTATCGCGTCGTGCGCGTTGGCGATGCTCTCATCGTCGCTCAGGGCTGGACGCCGGTCGATGCCGGCGAAGGCCCGCTTGACCATGCCCTAGTGGCGGTCGGCGACGACGGCAACACTCATGTGATCAGCAGCGATTTCTGGAATCCATTCGACTTCGCCGTCGCGAATGGAAGCTACTACGTGATCGATGCCGCGCGAAACAGTGTCGAACGCATGCAGCCGGACGGCCGCAAGCAAACGATCATGACCTTTCGCCGCATGAGGCAGGAAACGACGGCAATGCGGCAACTCTCGCCGACGGAATTCACCGAAGAGGGCGGCTATGAAGTGGACGCAGTGCCGACCGGCATTACCCTTCGCGATGGGCGCATCCATGTGGCGCTGTTCGGCGGATTTCCATTCCTCGACGGCGCGGGAAAGGTCGTTTCAGCCCCGGAGACGGGCGGAACGGCACCGCCGCGGATCGATGTCGACGATCTGAACGCGCCAGTGGCAATCGGCTTCGACATGGATGGCGGGATGCTGGTCCTCGAGCATGGTCGTTACGAACAGAAGGAAGGTTTTCTGAAGGGCAGCGGCCGATTGCTCAAACTCGATAAGGCGACGGGCGCCCGGCAGGCCATTCTCGATGGGCTGACGCGACCGGTTTCCGTTCTCGTCTGGGACGAGCGGCGGCTCGTCGTTTCCGAACTCGCCGGCAATCTCCATTTTTTGATGCGGGAACCGACGCGGTGA
- a CDS encoding ABC transporter ATP-binding protein, with the protein MASVTFKNVSKKFGEFVAVTDFNLEIRDEEFLVLLGPSGCGKTTTMRMVAGLEEATSGDIYIDADRINGVLPKYRDVAMVFQSYALYPHLTVEQNIGYPLKIRKVPPAESKQRIVEVARRVELDSLLSRLPKELSGGQRQRVALARAIVRTPRVFLMDEPLSNLDAKLRTQMRSELKHLQHELKVTTIYVTHDQIEAMTLADRVAVMNKGVIEQLGTPREIYNDPRTLFVAGFIGSPSMNLIPGEARDGVFASAGLRVGGLGRVSISRAVLGVRPEDVHAARVDDPDVNLVAPIYSVELTGDSTLVSLRLGPRLMTLRADKNFAGQIDQRIGVKVAADRVFLFDGETQARVDV; encoded by the coding sequence ATGGCCTCAGTCACGTTCAAGAACGTCTCGAAGAAGTTCGGCGAATTCGTCGCCGTCACGGACTTCAATCTCGAGATCAGGGACGAGGAGTTCCTCGTCCTGCTCGGACCTTCCGGCTGCGGCAAGACGACGACCATGCGCATGGTCGCCGGGCTCGAGGAAGCGACATCGGGCGACATCTACATCGACGCGGACCGCATCAATGGCGTGTTGCCCAAATACCGTGACGTGGCGATGGTCTTTCAGTCCTATGCGCTCTATCCGCACCTGACTGTTGAGCAGAATATCGGCTATCCGCTGAAAATCCGCAAAGTGCCGCCGGCCGAAAGCAAGCAGCGGATTGTCGAGGTAGCGCGGCGCGTCGAGCTAGACAGCCTGTTGTCCCGTCTTCCCAAGGAGCTTTCCGGCGGCCAGCGACAGCGCGTGGCGCTTGCGCGCGCCATCGTGCGCACCCCCCGCGTCTTCCTGATGGACGAGCCGCTCTCTAATCTCGACGCCAAGCTCCGCACCCAGATGCGCTCGGAGCTGAAGCATCTGCAGCACGAACTCAAGGTCACGACGATCTATGTCACCCATGACCAGATAGAGGCGATGACGCTCGCCGACCGCGTCGCGGTGATGAACAAGGGCGTGATCGAGCAGCTCGGCACGCCGAGGGAAATCTACAACGATCCGCGCACGCTTTTCGTCGCCGGCTTTATCGGTTCGCCTTCGATGAACCTTATCCCCGGGGAAGCGCGGGACGGCGTGTTTGCGAGTGCTGGTCTCAGGGTCGGCGGGCTCGGCCGCGTCAGCATTTCGCGAGCCGTTCTCGGCGTGCGTCCGGAGGACGTCCATGCGGCTCGTGTCGACGATCCCGACGTCAATCTGGTCGCGCCGATCTATTCGGTCGAACTCACCGGCGACAGTACGCTCGTCAGCCTGCGGCTTGGTCCTCGACTCATGACGCTGCGGGCCGACAAGAATTTCGCCGGCCAGATCGACCAGCGGATCGGCGTCAAGGTTGCGGCGGATCGTGTGTTTCTGTTCGACGGGGAGACACAAGCCCGTGTCGATGTCTGA
- a CDS encoding ABC transporter substrate-binding protein, with protein MTKKIELTLACGDYEIVRALKEGDVRPDGIELTILTEMDSTTRHWRFLRNGEFDVAEVSLSSYIAAKTRGLPFAAIPVFLHRRFRHGFIFTNTQSGIREPKDLIGRKVGVKSYLVTATLWLRGLLESEYGVPHKSIDWYAELDEDVDFTPPEGLRLHRLPDDKSVEQMLLDGEIDALLHPDLIEPIVRRDARVGRLFPDYKREEIAYYERTGIFPIMHVLGIRPEIVERHSWVPINLFQAFNEAKRIAMRRMENPRIVPLAWYREAWEEQQEILGGDPWAYGLDDQNRKTLETVVGYAHEQGLIDRNVPLPELFLDVSQGRKRGDKHRV; from the coding sequence GTGACGAAAAAGATTGAGCTGACGCTCGCCTGCGGCGATTACGAGATCGTGCGGGCGCTCAAGGAGGGAGATGTGAGGCCGGACGGGATCGAACTCACGATCCTGACCGAGATGGATTCGACGACGCGTCACTGGCGCTTTCTGAGAAACGGCGAGTTCGATGTCGCCGAAGTCTCCCTGTCTTCCTACATCGCAGCGAAGACGCGGGGGCTGCCCTTCGCGGCGATCCCGGTCTTTCTGCACCGACGCTTTCGCCACGGCTTCATCTTCACCAACACCCAAAGCGGAATCCGCGAACCGAAAGATCTGATCGGCCGCAAGGTCGGCGTGAAGAGCTATCTCGTCACCGCGACACTCTGGCTGCGCGGGCTGCTCGAAAGCGAGTACGGCGTCCCGCACAAGTCGATCGACTGGTATGCCGAGCTGGACGAGGACGTCGATTTCACGCCGCCGGAAGGGCTCCGGCTTCATCGACTTCCGGACGACAAGTCGGTCGAGCAGATGCTGCTCGACGGCGAGATCGACGCGCTCCTCCATCCCGACCTGATCGAGCCCATCGTCAGGCGCGATGCCCGCGTCGGCCGGCTCTTTCCCGACTACAAGCGGGAGGAGATCGCCTATTACGAGCGGACCGGCATTTTCCCCATCATGCATGTTCTCGGCATCCGACCGGAGATCGTCGAGCGTCATTCCTGGGTGCCGATCAATCTCTTTCAGGCGTTCAACGAGGCGAAGCGCATCGCCATGCGGCGCATGGAAAATCCGCGCATCGTGCCGCTCGCCTGGTACCGCGAGGCCTGGGAGGAGCAGCAGGAAATTCTCGGCGGCGATCCGTGGGCCTACGGCCTGGACGACCAGAACCGCAAGACGCTCGAAACCGTCGTCGGCTATGCGCACGAACAGGGCCTGATCGATCGCAACGTGCCGCTTCCCGAGCTTTTCCTCGACGTTTCGCAAGGCCGCAAGCGGGGAGACAAGCACCGTGTGTAG
- a CDS encoding amidohydrolase family protein: MHYIDAFNHFFPKALWQRIQELDGAGKDIGRRMQGIPCVHDLEARFRVMDEFRDYTQILSLGMPPLEAMGGPGLATEFAKIGNDGLAELVEKHPERFAGFVAALPMNAPEAAVREAERAFTELGANGLQIHTNVNGAPLDEERFFPIFEAAARHGKPVLLHPSRTSSMPDYATEDKSKYEIWWTFGWPYETSAAMARLVFSGFMDRLPGLKVLAHHMGAMVPYFEGRVGPGWDQLGKRTSDEDLSLVLKRLKRRPLDYFKDFYADTAVFGSRAATLCGLEFYGSDRILFASDSPFDPEKGPGYIRDTLKILNTLDLPREDLEKICFRNAEALFGLSGHEV; encoded by the coding sequence ATGCACTATATCGATGCGTTCAATCACTTTTTCCCAAAGGCGCTGTGGCAAAGGATCCAAGAGCTCGATGGGGCTGGCAAGGATATCGGCCGCAGGATGCAGGGCATTCCCTGCGTCCACGACCTGGAGGCCCGCTTCCGCGTCATGGACGAGTTCAGGGACTATACGCAAATCCTCTCGCTCGGCATGCCGCCGCTCGAAGCCATGGGCGGTCCGGGGCTCGCGACGGAGTTTGCCAAGATCGGCAATGATGGCCTGGCGGAGCTCGTCGAGAAACACCCGGAGCGTTTCGCCGGCTTCGTCGCCGCACTGCCGATGAACGCCCCCGAAGCGGCCGTCAGGGAAGCCGAGCGCGCCTTCACCGAACTCGGCGCGAACGGCCTGCAAATCCACACCAACGTCAACGGCGCGCCACTCGACGAAGAGCGCTTTTTTCCGATCTTCGAAGCCGCTGCACGTCATGGCAAACCGGTGCTGCTGCACCCGTCACGGACCTCGTCCATGCCGGACTATGCGACGGAGGACAAATCGAAATACGAGATCTGGTGGACCTTCGGCTGGCCCTATGAGACCAGTGCCGCCATGGCCCGCCTCGTCTTTTCCGGCTTCATGGATCGGCTTCCGGGCCTCAAGGTTCTCGCCCATCACATGGGAGCGATGGTCCCCTATTTCGAAGGGCGTGTCGGCCCCGGTTGGGACCAGCTCGGCAAGCGGACCTCGGACGAGGATCTGTCGCTCGTGCTCAAGCGGCTGAAGCGGCGCCCACTGGACTATTTCAAGGATTTCTATGCCGATACGGCCGTTTTCGGCTCGCGCGCCGCGACGCTCTGCGGCCTGGAATTCTACGGCAGCGACCGGATTCTCTTTGCTTCCGACTCGCCTTTCGATCCGGAAAAGGGCCCGGGCTATATCCGAGACACGCTGAAAATCCTGAACACCCTCGACCTGCCCAGAGAGGATCTCGAAAAGATCTGCTTCCGCAATGCAGAGGCGCTCTTTGGGCTTTCAGGGCATGAAGTTTGA
- a CDS encoding ABC transporter permease has translation MALMTTTSLGRAPPQIIGGWEVGLLLFLALLYFGGALVNPAFFGSTGALHALLRDTSRVGIIAVGMTFVIANKDLDLSVGSTYGLIAVIFARLFAPSFLDLDIATSVILCVLLGTLIGLVNGTLVTLLKVPAFIATLTMLFIGRGFVLALTHGQAIYYSGKAKDYPLFFHLGESNVLGFNNQIIIFAVVATVGAFVLAKTRWGYETFATGGNEQAAVYAGIPTNWVRIRAYLISSLSATLAALLSAAQDKGVTPLYGVTWELTVIASVIIGGASILGGRGRVIGSCLGTAVVVLIDKVLREGWSITRTVVIDGESIAVNARYTLPAGAVLVFLGLLLVIAVLIEPYLIRRQLAARFWAWLRRQPPPPAYEIGGVALEGVQTKGAMATDIEVSATAFGRFFARRDALAIILAVLLWLTGLALRPDYWWHLSNTFAILLNYTELALITVGLVYVIAAGDIDLSVGAVLALAGSTAAYFLKVLGADPLTAVTMGLMAGMAAGLVNAVVTVGFKLPAFIATLGMFYIARGLAAWFVAGQQLTGWPEGYNLIGRKVNDILLHMQIVLPEGLSRAVAQVVSVQTIWMLLVALVAGIVLAYTPFGQKVYATGGNIRAAAYAGINTNRVRFLSLLLASLCATMAGIINVAYFRSFNPVAGQFRELDAIAAVIIGGGSIFGGYGTMIGALAGAGVITLVRALLQLNVQGFSMPQHWINVFIGGILIVAVLVDIWVRQANLFGRLRERLARQRAPETSHA, from the coding sequence ATGGCGCTCATGACGACGACATCGCTCGGCCGCGCGCCGCCACAGATCATCGGCGGCTGGGAGGTCGGCCTCCTGCTGTTTCTCGCCCTGCTCTACTTCGGTGGGGCGCTTGTCAATCCGGCCTTCTTCGGGTCGACAGGGGCCCTTCACGCGCTTTTGCGTGACACGTCCCGCGTAGGGATCATCGCGGTCGGCATGACCTTCGTCATCGCCAACAAGGATCTCGACCTTTCTGTCGGCTCGACATACGGGTTGATTGCTGTGATCTTCGCCCGGCTGTTTGCGCCGAGCTTCCTTGATCTCGATATCGCGACGTCGGTCATCCTCTGCGTGCTCCTCGGCACCCTGATCGGCCTCGTCAACGGCACACTCGTCACGCTCCTGAAGGTGCCGGCATTCATCGCCACCTTGACGATGCTTTTTATCGGCCGCGGTTTCGTGCTGGCGCTGACGCACGGTCAGGCGATCTATTACTCAGGCAAAGCAAAGGATTACCCGCTCTTCTTCCACCTCGGTGAGAGCAACGTCCTCGGCTTCAACAACCAGATCATCATCTTCGCTGTCGTCGCCACGGTCGGCGCCTTCGTGCTCGCCAAGACCCGCTGGGGCTACGAGACCTTCGCCACGGGAGGCAATGAGCAGGCGGCGGTCTACGCCGGCATCCCGACGAACTGGGTGCGCATCCGCGCTTATCTGATCTCGTCGCTCTCGGCGACTCTTGCGGCCCTCCTGTCGGCCGCCCAGGACAAGGGCGTGACCCCTCTCTACGGCGTCACCTGGGAGCTCACCGTCATCGCCTCCGTCATCATCGGTGGTGCGTCGATCCTTGGTGGCCGCGGCCGTGTGATCGGCTCCTGCCTCGGCACCGCCGTCGTGGTCCTGATCGACAAGGTGCTGCGTGAGGGCTGGTCGATCACACGCACGGTCGTGATCGACGGCGAGAGCATTGCCGTCAACGCCCGATACACCTTGCCGGCGGGCGCTGTACTTGTCTTCCTCGGCCTCCTCCTCGTCATCGCCGTGCTGATCGAGCCGTATCTCATTCGTCGTCAGTTGGCGGCCCGGTTCTGGGCGTGGCTGCGCCGCCAGCCACCGCCGCCGGCTTACGAGATCGGTGGCGTGGCTCTGGAGGGTGTGCAGACCAAGGGTGCGATGGCGACGGACATCGAGGTGTCGGCGACGGCGTTCGGCCGTTTCTTCGCCCGCCGCGATGCGCTTGCCATCATCCTCGCCGTCCTCCTGTGGCTGACGGGCCTTGCCTTGCGCCCCGATTACTGGTGGCATCTCTCCAACACCTTCGCGATCCTGCTCAACTATACCGAGCTGGCACTGATCACGGTCGGGCTCGTCTATGTCATCGCCGCTGGCGATATCGATCTCTCGGTCGGCGCGGTGCTCGCGCTCGCCGGCAGCACTGCGGCCTATTTTCTGAAGGTGCTGGGCGCCGACCCCCTCACGGCCGTGACGATGGGGCTCATGGCGGGGATGGCTGCCGGCCTCGTCAATGCGGTCGTCACCGTCGGCTTCAAGCTGCCGGCCTTCATTGCCACGCTCGGCATGTTCTACATCGCCCGCGGCCTCGCCGCCTGGTTCGTCGCAGGCCAGCAGCTGACCGGCTGGCCCGAAGGCTACAACCTCATCGGCCGCAAGGTGAACGACATTCTCCTCCACATGCAGATCGTGTTGCCGGAGGGACTCTCACGCGCCGTCGCCCAGGTCGTGAGCGTACAGACGATCTGGATGCTTCTCGTCGCGCTCGTCGCCGGCATCGTCCTTGCCTACACTCCATTCGGCCAGAAGGTCTATGCCACCGGCGGCAATATCCGCGCCGCGGCCTATGCCGGCATCAACACCAACCGCGTGCGATTCCTGTCGCTGCTACTGGCTTCCCTCTGCGCGACCATGGCCGGGATCATCAACGTTGCTTATTTCCGCAGCTTCAACCCGGTGGCCGGCCAGTTCCGTGAGCTCGACGCGATCGCCGCGGTCATCATCGGCGGCGGTTCGATCTTCGGCGGCTACGGCACGATGATCGGAGCGCTCGCCGGCGCTGGCGTCATCACGCTTGTTCGGGCGCTGCTGCAGCTGAATGTGCAGGGCTTCAGCATGCCGCAGCATTGGATCAACGTCTTCATTGGCGGCATCCTCATCGTCGCGGTACTGGTCGACATCTGGGTTCGCCAGGCCAATCTGTTTGGCCGTTTGCGCGAGCGTTTGGCGCGCCAAAGAGCGCCGGAGACAAGCCATGCCTGA
- a CDS encoding substrate-binding domain-containing protein has translation MRRVFLYAASVAALALCAQNAFAQSGSVEKAVGGYNFDEAAKEAPETKNFHSADGHLTFAIVTHTAGNGFFDPVYVGAKVAGNMIGANILLLGSESPVDDPAREIEILNQIVQDPTIDGIIMTTPQAGAYNDIVKAAEAAGIPVATTNSFDGTIVNRSGISHTGQDASAAAIGGEALAKCVLASGATSGSILLPSSTAMGNIEVNNRVTSAFNAIVKTLKDAGKLDAFKVDAGPENVGIDTNPNDPVNALVSLFESRGDVVGAFTANNVFTPPLVKAVEQKGWTNKFCAYGFDLGPAQQEGIAGGNLTGSLGQQPFLQGFWPVMQLYLQIDRGISAANLDTRAQLVTKDTVAKVGKRFEN, from the coding sequence ATGAGGCGAGTATTTTTGTACGCGGCATCGGTCGCGGCGCTAGCTCTTTGCGCCCAAAACGCCTTTGCCCAGTCCGGCAGCGTCGAGAAGGCGGTCGGCGGCTACAACTTCGATGAAGCCGCCAAGGAAGCGCCAGAAACGAAGAACTTCCATTCGGCCGACGGCCATCTCACTTTTGCCATCGTGACCCATACCGCCGGCAACGGCTTCTTCGATCCGGTCTATGTCGGGGCCAAGGTCGCCGGCAACATGATCGGCGCGAACATCCTGCTGCTTGGCTCGGAATCGCCGGTGGACGATCCCGCCCGCGAGATCGAGATCCTGAACCAGATCGTGCAGGATCCGACGATCGACGGGATCATCATGACAACGCCGCAGGCCGGGGCATACAACGACATCGTTAAAGCCGCCGAGGCCGCCGGCATTCCGGTCGCCACGACCAATTCCTTCGACGGCACCATCGTCAACCGCAGCGGCATCAGCCATACCGGCCAGGACGCTTCGGCCGCTGCGATCGGCGGAGAGGCGCTGGCCAAATGCGTGCTAGCAAGCGGCGCCACATCAGGCTCGATCCTGCTGCCGTCGTCGACGGCGATGGGGAACATCGAGGTCAACAACCGCGTCACTTCCGCCTTCAATGCAATCGTCAAGACGCTGAAGGATGCCGGCAAGCTCGACGCATTCAAGGTCGATGCCGGTCCGGAGAATGTCGGCATCGACACGAACCCGAACGATCCGGTCAACGCGCTCGTGTCGCTGTTCGAGTCGCGCGGCGACGTCGTCGGCGCCTTTACCGCCAACAACGTCTTCACGCCGCCGCTGGTCAAGGCGGTTGAACAGAAGGGATGGACGAACAAGTTCTGCGCCTATGGTTTCGACCTCGGGCCGGCCCAGCAGGAAGGCATCGCTGGCGGGAACCTGACCGGCTCGCTGGGGCAGCAGCCCTTCCTGCAGGGCTTCTGGCCCGTGATGCAGCTTTACCTGCAGATCGACCGTGGCATCTCGGCCGCCAATCTCGACACGCGCGCGCAGCTCGTGACGAAGGATACGGTCGCCAAGGTCGGCAAGCGCTTCGAGAACTAA